The Urbifossiella limnaea genome has a window encoding:
- a CDS encoding sigma 54-interacting transcriptional regulator: MRARLTSEAGDCLPASVDLSPGTTVTLGRSRDNTLVLRDELASRLHAKVYFEDGKWHVRDFGLNGTRVEGQKITGAVEIADGEVIKIGEVVLRFTAGPRLAAKTQLKPAAPVTLPIGRATVGSYHGSTKVHELPAERTLPGDPPPEESANRLRMDELTALCKFMTSAVEARTPHELIVMALRSILHQTTAKLAGYLSVDADDPAPKVVLPETAAVDMPLSRRLTQQAHQTGRTVWLFPELTAAHPPTDSLSSFADAICIPLKTSSGDSFAALHVYRSGRAFDERDVRFIEAVAGYLAHGLEIHRQRRRLEAENSRLRTHTPTADDIIGESSAVIALRQQIFRAAPQAYTVLVQGESGSGKELVALAIHRNSKRVGGPLVVVNCAAIAPTLLEAELFGYKKGAFSGADRDHPGLFQQADEGTLFLDEIGELSLDCQARLLRVIEGKAFRPVGATSDIKVDVRIVAATHRNLDQEVKSGRFRQDLCYRLKVIQIRVPALREHPEDIPELAAFFLARVSGECRRSFRLTPAAMRKLQAYTWPGNVRQLRAVLESAAVMSEADLLDAESLPLGGVSELASAAAVAAADLPPSLDMDEIETWAIRRALKQTGGNVSHAAKVLGMSRDTLHTKIKKKGIERVVVVESPEPPVLPAAAESDWTPTGAMR; this comes from the coding sequence ATGCGAGCCCGACTCACCTCCGAGGCCGGCGACTGCCTGCCCGCCTCGGTCGACCTCTCCCCGGGTACCACCGTCACCCTCGGCCGCAGCCGCGACAACACCCTGGTGCTGCGCGACGAGTTGGCCAGCCGGCTGCACGCCAAGGTGTACTTCGAGGACGGCAAGTGGCACGTCCGCGACTTCGGCCTCAACGGCACACGAGTCGAGGGGCAGAAGATCACCGGGGCCGTCGAGATCGCGGACGGCGAGGTCATCAAGATCGGCGAGGTGGTGCTCCGCTTCACGGCCGGCCCCCGCCTCGCCGCCAAGACGCAGTTGAAGCCTGCCGCCCCGGTCACGCTCCCGATCGGCCGGGCGACCGTCGGCAGCTACCACGGCTCCACGAAGGTCCACGAGTTGCCCGCCGAGCGCACCCTCCCGGGCGACCCGCCGCCCGAAGAGTCCGCGAACCGCCTCCGCATGGACGAACTGACCGCGCTGTGCAAGTTCATGACGTCCGCCGTCGAGGCCCGCACGCCGCACGAACTCATCGTGATGGCCCTGCGTTCGATACTCCACCAAACCACCGCCAAGCTCGCCGGCTACCTCAGCGTCGACGCCGACGACCCGGCCCCGAAGGTCGTGCTGCCCGAGACTGCGGCGGTGGACATGCCGCTCTCCCGCCGCCTGACTCAGCAGGCTCACCAGACCGGCCGCACCGTCTGGCTATTCCCCGAACTGACTGCCGCCCACCCGCCGACCGACAGCCTCTCGTCGTTCGCCGACGCCATCTGCATCCCGCTGAAAACGAGCAGCGGCGACTCGTTCGCGGCCCTGCACGTGTACCGCTCCGGCCGGGCGTTCGACGAGCGCGACGTGCGGTTCATCGAGGCCGTGGCCGGGTACCTGGCGCACGGGCTGGAGATCCACCGCCAGCGCCGCCGGCTCGAGGCCGAGAACAGCCGCCTGCGGACGCACACGCCGACCGCCGACGACATCATCGGCGAGAGTTCCGCGGTCATCGCGCTGCGGCAGCAGATCTTTCGCGCGGCCCCGCAGGCGTACACGGTGCTGGTGCAGGGCGAGAGCGGCAGCGGCAAGGAACTCGTGGCACTGGCCATTCACCGCAACAGCAAGCGCGTCGGCGGCCCGCTGGTCGTGGTCAACTGCGCGGCCATCGCCCCGACGCTGCTCGAGGCCGAGCTGTTCGGCTACAAGAAGGGGGCGTTCAGCGGGGCCGACCGCGACCACCCCGGCCTGTTCCAGCAGGCGGACGAAGGCACGCTCTTCCTGGACGAGATCGGCGAACTGTCGCTGGACTGCCAGGCCCGGCTGCTGCGCGTCATCGAGGGGAAGGCGTTCCGCCCTGTGGGTGCGACGTCCGACATCAAGGTCGACGTGCGGATCGTGGCGGCGACGCACCGGAACCTGGACCAGGAAGTGAAGTCCGGCCGGTTCCGGCAGGACCTGTGCTACCGGCTGAAGGTCATCCAGATTCGCGTGCCGGCGCTGCGGGAGCACCCGGAGGACATTCCGGAGTTGGCGGCGTTCTTCCTGGCGCGGGTGTCGGGCGAGTGCCGGCGCAGCTTCCGCCTCACGCCGGCGGCGATGCGGAAGTTGCAGGCGTACACCTGGCCCGGCAACGTCCGCCAGTTGCGGGCCGTCCTGGAGAGCGCCGCGGTGATGAGCGAGGCCGACCTGTTGGACGCCGAGTCGCTGCCGCTGGGCGGGGTGTCGGAGCTTGCGTCGGCGGCGGCGGTGGCGGCCGCGGACCTGCCGCCGAGCCTGGACATGGACGAGATCGAGACGTGGGCCATCCGCCGGGCCTTGAAGCAGACCGGCGGCAACGTGAGCCACGCGGCGAAGGTGCTGGGCATGAGCCGCGACACCCTCCACACGAAGATCAAGAAGAAGGGAATCGAGCGCGTGGTGGTGGTGGAGAGCCCCGAGCCGCCGGTGCTGCCGGCGGCGGCGGAGTCCGACTGGACGCCCACGGGGGCGATGCGGTGA
- a CDS encoding sugar kinase, whose translation MPLSIRPDAALDLVSLGALVHRLDPGVVPFRKAKAFDIHVSGGEYNVAANLSDCFGLRTAVATAMVDYPIGELIQAQVRAMGVTPFYKHFEHDGVRGPNLATVYSDRGHGVRAPVVFYNRSNEAAARLKPGDFDWAKVFAGGLKWFHSGGIFAALSETTPELIIEGMKAAKAQGAVVSFDLNYRAKLWKAAGGDGRAVETLRRIVSHVDCLIGNEEDMQKGLGVKGPEVTAKTESKLDPEVFFGMIENTVQEFPNIKLVATTLREVHHTNRHDWAAVLWLEGARHVSPTCELDVIDRIGGGDGFAAGCIYGLLSGRSADESLRLGWAHGALLTTFHGDVTMARVEEVEAFAKGGSARVQR comes from the coding sequence ATGCCGCTCTCCATCCGCCCGGACGCCGCCCTCGACCTCGTCAGCCTCGGCGCCCTCGTCCACCGCCTCGACCCCGGCGTCGTGCCGTTCCGCAAGGCGAAGGCGTTCGACATCCACGTGTCCGGCGGCGAGTACAACGTCGCGGCCAACCTGTCCGACTGCTTCGGCCTCCGCACCGCCGTCGCCACCGCGATGGTGGACTACCCGATCGGCGAGCTGATCCAGGCGCAGGTGCGGGCGATGGGCGTGACGCCGTTCTACAAGCACTTCGAGCACGACGGCGTCCGCGGCCCGAACCTCGCCACGGTGTACAGCGACCGCGGCCACGGCGTCCGCGCACCGGTCGTCTTCTACAACCGCTCGAACGAGGCCGCGGCCCGACTGAAGCCCGGCGACTTCGACTGGGCGAAGGTGTTCGCCGGCGGCCTGAAGTGGTTCCACTCCGGCGGCATCTTCGCGGCGCTCTCGGAGACGACGCCGGAGCTCATCATCGAAGGGATGAAGGCAGCGAAGGCCCAGGGTGCCGTCGTGTCGTTCGACTTGAATTACCGGGCGAAGTTGTGGAAGGCGGCCGGCGGCGACGGCCGGGCGGTCGAGACGCTGCGCCGCATCGTGAGCCACGTCGACTGCCTGATCGGCAACGAGGAGGACATGCAGAAGGGGCTCGGCGTGAAGGGGCCGGAGGTGACGGCGAAGACCGAGTCGAAGCTGGACCCCGAGGTGTTCTTCGGCATGATCGAGAACACGGTGCAGGAGTTCCCGAACATCAAGCTCGTGGCTACGACGCTGCGCGAGGTCCACCACACGAACCGGCACGACTGGGCGGCGGTGTTGTGGCTGGAGGGCGCGCGGCACGTGAGCCCGACGTGCGAGTTGGACGTGATCGACCGCATCGGCGGCGGCGACGGCTTCGCGGCCGGGTGTATCTACGGGCTGCTGTCGGGCCGGTCGGCGGACGAGTCGCTGCGGCTGGGGTGGGCGCACGGGGCCCTACTGACCACGTTCCACGGCGACGTGACGATGGCGCGGGTGGAGGAGGTGGAGGCGTTCGCCAAGGGGGGCAGCGCCCGGGTGCAGCGGTGA
- a CDS encoding carbon-nitrogen hydrolase family protein has product MADTWTVAGVQMDCRLADPAENVAAIVARLNRAADRSARLVVFPECVVTGYGFDSRDAVRAAAQTIPGPATDEVAKACARRGVWAVFGLIEHDHATGKLFNACALVGPDGLVASYRKLHLPCLGADRFTDPGDRPFAVHDLGGLKLGMNICFDGSFPESARVLTLLGADLIVLPTNWATNARMMAELVSPARGWENHVYYLAVNRVGDEAGFTYLGYSSAADYFGNVLHRSPVGAEDVFTIEVDPAAARQKRQVHCHGVYEIDRVNWRRPEMYGPLVEGTTFTGHMNRE; this is encoded by the coding sequence ATGGCCGACACCTGGACCGTGGCCGGCGTGCAGATGGACTGCCGCCTGGCCGACCCCGCCGAGAACGTCGCCGCCATCGTCGCGCGCCTGAACAGAGCCGCCGACCGCAGCGCCCGGCTCGTCGTGTTCCCCGAGTGCGTCGTCACCGGCTACGGCTTCGACTCGCGCGACGCCGTGCGGGCCGCGGCGCAAACCATCCCCGGCCCCGCGACGGATGAGGTTGCGAAGGCGTGCGCCCGCCGCGGCGTCTGGGCGGTGTTCGGCCTGATCGAGCACGACCACGCCACCGGCAAGCTGTTCAACGCCTGCGCCCTGGTCGGCCCCGACGGGCTTGTCGCGAGCTACCGCAAGCTCCACCTGCCGTGCCTCGGCGCCGACCGGTTCACCGACCCCGGCGACCGGCCGTTCGCCGTTCACGACCTCGGCGGCCTCAAGCTCGGCATGAACATCTGCTTCGACGGCAGCTTCCCCGAGTCGGCGCGCGTCCTGACGCTGCTCGGCGCCGACCTGATCGTGCTGCCGACGAACTGGGCCACGAACGCCCGCATGATGGCGGAGTTGGTGTCGCCGGCGCGCGGCTGGGAGAACCACGTCTACTACCTGGCGGTGAACCGCGTCGGCGACGAGGCGGGGTTCACGTACCTCGGCTACAGCTCGGCGGCGGACTACTTCGGAAACGTGCTGCACCGCTCGCCGGTGGGGGCGGAGGACGTGTTCACGATCGAGGTGGACCCGGCCGCGGCGCGGCAGAAGCGGCAGGTCCACTGCCACGGCGTGTACGAGATCGACCGGGTGAACTGGCGGCGGCCGGAGATGTACGGGCCGCTCGTGGAAGGGACGACGTTCACCGGGCACATGAATCGCGAATAA
- a CDS encoding NADH-quinone oxidoreductase subunit D, whose translation MPTDQTVVEFDVRTDEMLVNMGPQHPSTHGVLRLVLRTDGEIVSEVTPHLGYLHRCAEKIGENVTPIQFIPYTDRMDYLAAMNMNLGFSLAVEKLAGLKIPEKAQVIRVLIGELNRVASHLVGMGAYGLDLGSFSPFLYAFREREHILDLFEDVCGARLTYSYLTVGGAHDDLPAGWTDRCRRFLDYFEPRIPEYHALLTDNHIFVKRTAGIGVLSKEMALTYGCTGPMLRASLDRAKGDPDWDLRKTEPYSGYEGYTFDVIVPPFKEAPPGAVVGDCWHRFYVRMREVAEAVKITRQALDRYDALHAEAEKVKAEFAARRATLTPEEAKADDAKLAELQRTKYSHRVEPPKHLPSGEVYVETECPRGQMGFGVAGRPAKENVPLRVRARSSSFCNLSVTGELCRGCLVADIPAIIGSVDVVMGEIDR comes from the coding sequence ATGCCCACCGACCAAACCGTCGTCGAGTTCGACGTCCGCACCGACGAGATGCTCGTCAACATGGGGCCGCAGCACCCCAGCACGCACGGCGTGCTGCGGCTCGTCCTGCGGACCGACGGCGAGATCGTCTCCGAAGTCACCCCGCACCTCGGCTACCTCCACCGCTGCGCCGAGAAGATCGGCGAGAACGTCACGCCGATCCAGTTCATCCCGTACACGGACCGGATGGACTACCTCGCCGCGATGAACATGAACCTGGGGTTCAGCCTCGCCGTCGAGAAGCTCGCCGGCCTGAAGATACCCGAGAAGGCGCAAGTCATCCGCGTGCTGATCGGCGAGCTGAACCGCGTCGCGTCGCACCTCGTCGGCATGGGCGCGTACGGCCTCGACCTCGGCAGCTTCAGCCCGTTCCTGTACGCCTTCCGCGAGCGCGAGCACATCCTCGACCTGTTCGAGGACGTGTGCGGCGCCCGGCTGACGTACAGCTACCTGACCGTCGGCGGCGCCCACGACGACCTGCCGGCCGGCTGGACCGACCGCTGCCGCCGCTTCCTCGACTACTTCGAGCCGCGCATCCCCGAGTACCACGCGCTGCTGACCGACAACCACATCTTCGTCAAGCGCACCGCGGGCATCGGCGTGCTGTCGAAAGAGATGGCGCTGACCTACGGCTGCACCGGCCCGATGCTGCGGGCGTCGCTCGACCGCGCGAAGGGCGACCCCGACTGGGACCTGCGCAAGACCGAACCCTACAGCGGTTACGAGGGCTACACCTTCGACGTGATCGTGCCGCCGTTCAAGGAGGCGCCGCCCGGCGCGGTCGTGGGCGACTGCTGGCACCGCTTCTACGTGCGGATGCGCGAGGTGGCCGAGGCGGTGAAGATCACCCGCCAGGCGCTCGACAGGTACGACGCCCTCCACGCCGAGGCCGAGAAGGTGAAGGCCGAGTTCGCCGCCCGCCGGGCCACGCTCACGCCCGAGGAGGCGAAGGCGGACGACGCTAAGCTGGCGGAGTTGCAGCGGACGAAGTACAGCCACCGGGTGGAGCCGCCGAAGCACCTCCCCTCGGGCGAGGTGTACGTGGAGACGGAGTGCCCGCGCGGGCAGATGGGGTTCGGCGTGGCCGGCCGGCCGGCGAAGGAGAACGTGCCGCTGCGGGTGCGGGCGCGGTCGAGCAGCTTCTGTAACCTGAGTGTCACGGGCGAGCTGTGCCGGGGCTGCCTCGTCGCCGACATCCCGGCTATCATCGGCAGTGTCGACGTGGTCATGGGCGAGATCGACCGCTGA
- a CDS encoding 3-isopropylmalate dehydratase — protein MQNQIEGRAYVLGDNIDTDQIIPAQYLTYNPSIPEEYRMFGKYALSGVPDDQAGLPKGHVPFHPPGGDGFVSAYSIIIGGKNFGCGSSREHAPIALAAAGIKAVVAEFYARIFYRNSVNGGYLVPIETQARLVDQVCTGDELAIDLTAGTLTNKTTGDTWQLLPLGEVAPIIEAGGLFPYAEKVGMLKR, from the coding sequence ATGCAAAATCAAATTGAAGGTCGGGCGTACGTCCTGGGCGACAACATCGACACCGACCAGATCATCCCGGCCCAGTACCTGACGTACAACCCCTCCATCCCGGAGGAGTACCGGATGTTCGGCAAGTACGCCCTCAGCGGCGTGCCGGACGACCAGGCCGGGCTGCCGAAGGGCCACGTCCCGTTCCACCCGCCGGGCGGAGACGGATTCGTGTCGGCGTACAGCATTATCATCGGCGGCAAGAACTTCGGCTGCGGGTCGAGCCGCGAGCACGCCCCGATCGCCCTCGCCGCCGCCGGCATCAAGGCCGTCGTGGCCGAGTTCTACGCCCGGATTTTCTATCGAAACTCCGTCAACGGCGGCTACCTCGTCCCGATCGAAACCCAGGCCCGGCTGGTCGATCAGGTCTGCACCGGCGACGAGTTGGCGATCGACCTGACTGCCGGCACGCTGACCAACAAGACGACCGGCGACACGTGGCAGTTGCTGCCGCTGGGTGAGGTGGCGCCGATCATCGAGGCCGGCGGGCTGTTCCCGTACGCCGAGAAGGTCGGGATGCTGAAGCGGTGA